From the Neoarius graeffei isolate fNeoGra1 chromosome 1, fNeoGra1.pri, whole genome shotgun sequence genome, one window contains:
- the sdr39u1 gene encoding epimerase family protein SDR39U1 has translation MRILIGGGSGFVGRELTKLLKVKGHEVTIISRQPGPGRITWTDLESAGLPVCDAVVNLAGENILNPLRWWSETYRAQVFNSRLNTTRSLTRSITSSTTPPHSWVLVTGIACYRANVETPYTEDSQWTTFDLWSQLVKEWEEAGRLPENTSKTTKQVVIRSGVVLGRGGGAIKQMLIPFWLGLGGTLGSGNQPFPWIHVSDLAGIIAHSLDPSRTPASSQPEVFNGVAPALNTNREFTRELGRVLKRPTLLPVPEFFLRATLGQERAVILTQGQRVVPKRTLESGFQFQYPDLTSALRQILSR, from the exons ATGAGAATTTTAATCG GTGGAGGGTCAGGGTTTGTTGGCCGTGAACTCACTAAACTcctaaaggtcaaaggtcatgaagTCACCATTATATCACGACAGCCTGGTCCGGGCCGGATCACTTGG ACTGATTTGGAGTCCGCTGGTCTTCCTGTGTGTGATGCTGTAGTCAACCTTGCTGGAGAAAACATCTTAAACCCACTGAGAtg GTGGAGTGAGACGTACAGAGCCCAGGTGTTTAACAGCCGCCTGAACACCACCAGGAGTTTAACTCGCTCCATCACCTCCTCCACAACACCTCCTCACTCCTGGGTCCTCGTCACTGGAATTG CATGTTACAGAGCCAATGTAGAGACTCCGTACACTGAGGACAGCCAGTGGACGACCTTTGACCTTTGGTCTCAGCTGGTGAAGGAGTGGGAGGAAGCGGGACGACTTCCTGAAAACACCAGTAAAACCACCAAACAAGTCGTCATCAGATCAG GCGTGGTTCTGGGGCGAGGCGGTGGTGCGATAAAGCAGATGCTCATCCCATTCTGGCTCGGTTTAGGAGGAACGTTGGGTTCAGGAAATCAGCCCTTTCCTTGGATTCACGTCTCAGATTTAGCCGGGATAATCGCTCACTCCCTCGATCCGTCCCGTACTCCCGCTTCCTCTCAGCCGGAGGTGTTTAATGGAGTCGCACCGGCTCTGAACACCAACCGTGAGTTCACGCGGGAGCTGGGTCGAGTCCTGAAACGCCCCACGCTACTTCCTGTTCCCGAATTCTTCCTGAGAGCCACTCTGGGCCAGGAGAGAGCCGTGATCCTGACGCAGGGCCAGAGAGTCGTCCCGAAGAGAACTCTGGAGTCGGGATTTCAGTTCCAGTATCCGGATTTAACCTCGGCACTGCGACAGATTCTCTCACGCTAA
- the ltb4r2b gene encoding leukotriene B4 receptor 2b: MENNTSFNTTHDSQRLETVSFVIGAFILAIVFILGVPGNLFIIWSILARARKRSVTTLIILNLACADGSIMCLTVFFIVYLARQSWEFGSSMCKLLFYLCNTNMYASIMLITLMSMYRLVTVLRPQRTHIFTRRRNVLTILTILWVLVFTLAIPALIFRDIREENNQILCSHNHTEPKYEVFQLSMETVVGFLIPYGIIIGSYVCILRHMRQKQLQKRVRSEKLILAIIITFAAFWLPYHIINIVQVVSACITEQPKLKGILDKIASSCRATTSSLAFISSCANPVLYALAGRSYIHADGLSFMARLFESAGSETISGTLRIHRKVSRAGLAMLGLKNSNTNSTNQS; the protein is encoded by the exons A TGGAAAATAACACAAGCTTTAATACCACTCATGATTCCCAAAGACTTGAGACGGTCTCATTTGTTATCGGTGCCTTCATTCTGGCCATCGTCTTCATCCTGGGCGTCCCAGGAAACCTCTTCATCATATGGAGCATCCTGGCACGTGCCCGTAAACGCTCAGTGACCACCCTGATCATTCTGAACCTGGCGTGTGCCGACGGCTCAATCATGTGCCTCACCGTGTTCTTCATCGTATACCTGGCCAGGCAGTCCTGGGAGTTCGGAAGCAGCATGTGCAAGCTGCTCTTCTACCTGTGCAACACCAACATGTATGCCTCCATCATGCTCATCACACTCATGAGTATGTACCGGCTGGTGACCGTGCTGCGACCACAACGTACTCATATCTTCACACGCAGGAGAAACGTACTGACCATCCTCACCATACTGTGGGTGCTCGTCTTCACACTCGCCATCCCTGCTCTAATATTCAGGGACATaagagaggaaaataatcagatcCTGTGTTCACACAATCACACAGAGCCCAAATAC GAGGTGTTCCAACTGAGCATGGAGACGGTGGTGGGGTTCCTGATCCCGTACGGAATCATCATCGGCAGTTACGTGTGCATTCTCCGCCACATGCGACAGAAACAGCTTCAGAAGCGAGTGCGCAGTGAGAAACTCATCCTCGCCATCATCATCACCTTCGCTGCTTTCTGGCTGCCGTATCACATCATCAACATCGTGCAG GTGGTGTCTGCGTGTATAACAGAGCAGCCTAAGCTGAAAGGAAT ATTGGACAAGATTGCAAGCTCGTGTCGAGCCACCACCTCCTCTCTGGCCTTCATTAGCAGCTGTGCTAACCCAGTGCTGTATGCGCTAGCAGGGCGCTCGTACATCCATGCAGATGGACTGTCCTTCATGGCCCGGCTGTTTGAGAGCGCGGGGTCCGAGACCATCAGTGGAACACTCCGAATTCACCGCAAAGTCAGCAGAGCAGGACTGGCAATGCTCGGGCTGAAGAACTCCAACACAAACAGCACAAACCAAAGCTAA
- the LOC132890222 gene encoding uncharacterized protein LOC132890222: MRQTFDCSLSGREAATELMELQQGSRSTLDYTIEFRTMAALCGWNESTLVDAFLHGLSDAIKDELVSRELPSDLSSLMDLTNRINAWIQQWRREKTRPSFTSSPPPASSVEPMQVDRVRVSVEEVKSSLFIKHFKIQQRQLTKVLDKQVKRLEDTVKHKDAEAIHIGSALISTDLHLRYVNLFIMAHLQPVQCAECRMFSYSSSVTSDSFISFICDKCRLVSSLTKKISVLEVHVQALEQVSESENSVVSVGESRDALDGVSNPPTPALEPLQRGEWVTTRWHKRRAKATAEARPREHHSSLRHVPNRFALLSDAPAEKPERALVIGDSIIRHVKLAQPLGAPAALVRCIPGARVPDIAGNLRVLGKHRFSKIVIHAGANDIRLRQSEVTKSNFVEVFKLAKAMSDAVVCSGPIPMWRGDVAYSRLWSLNCWLSRWCSENSVGFIDNWANFEGTAGLLGRDGIHPTREGAALISCSIGHSLRTGLVNF; the protein is encoded by the coding sequence atgaggcaaactttcgactgctctctgtctggccgggaggcGGCTACGGAACttatggagctgcagcaggggtcccggtctaccttggACTacaccatcgagttccggacgatGGCGGCGttgtgcggttggaacgagagcaccctggtcgacgcgttcctgcatggcttgtctgacgccattaaggatgagctggtatcgcgggaactgccgtcagatctctccagtctcatggacctcaccaaccgCATCAACGCctggatccagcaatggaggagagagaagacccgtcccagcttcacctcctctccacctcctgcctcgtccgtcgaacccatgcaggtagaccgggtacgggtgtcagtagaggaagtcaagtcaagtttatttataaagcactttaaaatcCAACAGAGgcagctgaccaaagtgctggacaAGCAGGTAAAAAGACTTGAGGACACCGTAAAACACAAAgatgcggaggccatccacatcggatctgctttaatatcaacagatcttcatttaaggtacgtgaatcttttcatcatggcacaccttcagcctgttcagtgtgctgagtgcaggatgtttagttattcttcctccgtcactagcgatagctttattagctttatttgtgataagtgcagattagttagctctctgacgaagaagatttcagtgctagaagtgcatgtccaggctttagagcaggttagtgagagtgagaacagtgtagtttctgtaggggaaagtcgggATGCCCTagatggagttagtaatcccccaactccggcattagagcccttacagcggggcgaatgggtgacaactcggtggcataagcgtagagccaaagctaccgctgaggctcgcccacgggagcaccactcctctctgcgtcacgtgccgaacaggtttgctctccttagtgatgcacctgctgagaaacctgaaagagctctggttataggggactctatcatacggcacgtgaaattagctcagcctttaggggcaccagcagctttagtcaggtgtataccgggagccagggtgccggacatagcaggtaatcttagggtcctaggcaagcacaggttctcgaagatagttatccatgcaggagctaatgatatacgccttcgtcagtctgaggttactaagagtaactttgtagaggtgtttaaattagcgaaggcgatgtccgatgctgtagtatgctctggccccatcccaatgtggcgtggcgatgtagcttacagcaggttatggtcgctgaactgctggttgtccaggtggtgctctgaaaacagtgtgggcttcatagataattgggctaattttgagggcactgctggcctgttagggcgggacggtatccatcccactcgggaaggtgctgctctcatttcctgcagcataggtcatagtctcagaacaggcctagttaatttctga